Within Zootoca vivipara chromosome 10, rZooViv1.1, whole genome shotgun sequence, the genomic segment GCTGGGAATATTGTCTTTATCAGCAAGAGCATGGCTGAGGACCATGAAATATTGGatcttcctgcattacagagcccTATCCCCTAACTCTCTCCTGTATGATCTTTTAAGTGATAATATAATTTACAATCTATCATTGATTTGTAGGAGAAAATTGAATTCGATAGGGCTTAACTTAGTTGACTTTGAAAATTCTGATCCCAAAGACATCTGGGAAATTATTAGGAAGACTCTTATAGGAAAAAGTGTTCTCTCCATGCTTGAGGTTGCAAAGCACAGCACCTGTTCTCCTCTCCATTTAAATCTCCCTCTGTGCAGAGATTTTCAAAAGGGATACATGACAAATTTGAAAAACCACGAACTGTGTAGGCTGTTTATGCTGGCCAGATTTAATATGTTCCCCTCGATGATGGTGAGAGGAAGATATTTGGGTCTCCCAGAATCAGAGCGTCTCTGCAAATGTAGTAAACAGGAACCTGATACTTtggagcatattttcttttcctgtgaattTGGAACTCATGCCAGAAGACAACTATTAGAGGCCTTGCAACTCAATTGGCTGATTTCCAAACTACCAACCGTTCAGGTCCTACTATCAGACAGGGATGATCAAATTACTACAGCCGTAGCTGAATTTTTGAGTGCTGtccatgcagaaaggctgggccATTACAAAGAGAGTTAGTGCTCCTTAATTGGTAGGTGGTGTGGCAGTGTTTGgtgtagtatttatatatatctatactcttcctggagttaaggaactgactgggataagccttgctcaactgagtctgtattttatataatctgtatataaattttatgtgataatgtgtggtttgatatgcctaataaaggatatTTGAACAATCACTGCTACAAAGTACGGACATGCATATGTGGTGTCAGGGAAAACTTCACTGCCTTCTAATATCCCTGAAGGGCAAACCCAGGCACAGTGAGGTGGGTGGCTACCATCCAGCAACACCACCCTGATGTTTCCAATGGCATCAGCCTGGCAACTTCATCCCTTACTTCGGCCTATCAACTTCCactggcttccagccaagagtaTCCCCCAGTCCTATCATTTTCCTTGTGCTGGAAGGGCGAACCACCCACTGAATGCATAATTCCCAAGCCCGCTGCATCTGGAGGATGGTGTATGTCACCTTCTTGAATGCATCCAGAATACTTTACCAAACAACACTATATTGGCCAccatggatgtggaatctctatataccaacatcccacacaacaatggtttacaagccataagaaACACCATTTCAGACAAAACCATAGCGGattttgctaccaaactctgccactttgtccttacctaCAATCACTTTTAATTTGGTGATGACTTGTTCCTCCAAATTAGCGGCACAGCAATGGGTACCCCTATGGCCCCACAGTACACCAACATAttcatggcagacttagaacGTTTCTTAAATTCCTACCCACTCAAATCTCTTTTGTACCTACATGGCATTGACGATATCTTTTAATTAtttggacacatggtcaacagaccctggacacttTCCACCAGGCATTCAATGATTTTCACCCCACCATTAACCTAACAATGAatcaatctatgcaagaaatacatttttcgGACactataaaaatacaagatgggTGTATAGATAccaccttataccgaaaaccaactgatCAACAATCATATCTACATGCCTCCAGCTACCATcctaaacataccaaacaatcaatTGTATATAGCCAAGCCCTAGGTTACAACcacatctcttccaactctacagatagggactctcacctaagagaccTATAGCAAACCTTTTTGGAACTAAAATACCCACCTGATGAAGTTTAAAAAAGGACCAACAAAGCCAGATGGATagccagagagaacttgctgcaagatagacccaaaagaaaaaaaaatagaacaccactagtaatcacataccgctctcaagttaaaacagttcaacacatcatcagagatttGCAATATCTGTTAGATAATGGCAGCTCTCTTTCCCAAGCTCTGGGAGAaaaacctttcattgcctacagaaagccacccaatcttaaacagcGCCTCACACACAATAATACaacaaccagacttaacatggagcCTGCAATAAATCTAGACGCCAACTTTGCCGCCACATACATCTAGACAACATCATTATTGGCCCCAATAACATCAAACATAGCATCTCATGCCTAGTTAATGGTTCATCTTCCAACATTATATATgttatcaaatgccaacagtgcccttcagctctctatattggacaaacaggacaaactttacaccaaaggataaatgggcataaatctgacatcaggaatcataaAACAGAGAAATCaatagaacacttcaatctcccaggacattctatacaagatcttaaagtagctgtcttattgcaaaagaattttagaaatacacttgaaagagaagttgctgaattacaactcattAACAAACTAAAAActacggagagacctggtctgaatagagatattggattcatgTCCCATTATACATACTAAAGCTAATTTTTGTCATCTATCCCTTTAAAAATCCCTGTGGAACCAACTgccattaacagtcatcaacagttataaggtttaagtgacctctgcttcagagtatctgacgaagtgtgtattacacacgaaagctcataccttgaaagcttatatttagttgatcttaaaggtgccactggaattattaaaaaagatttctttaaaaaatatatagattgATTTTTGCAAAAGCACAAAAAAACGAGAACGAAAAAAgcacaaaacataacaaaatgccaacattacaacaacaaaaataataaaaaaatattccaaatcAATCTTAAATCCCATTCCTTTATcgacttcctcccttccctcccaacTACATTTCTTTATATTGCTTCCTTAGTGCTTTCCAAATCTTggttccaatctttttaataattatctaaacctGTTACTACTCTTAATAACATCAATACTATAAATCTCGTATACTTATcgcaaaatacaattctattctggTTAAATCTTAGAATTCAATAcaataacacttaactaaatcttaatacatagtaaacttaactaacactcttctacaacctccttttacttccaaatcttttgctATAAACTGCTAGTAATCTTActattcttttccaaataaactttaaatttcttccaatattccaccgattcttccccctggttccagagtctcccagtcagctcggacagttccatgaattctatcagcttcatctgccaatcgtccaccGTGGGTATAtattcagttttccaattccttgctaccgtggctctccaaaaataagacaccgtcttatatttatttttcctcaaaaaacacggtggcttattttcagggggtgtcttatttttttattaagtatggtacagtttaacctacaaggttaaactgcctatcactatggcttattttcggggtatggcttattttcggagaaacacagtaatacaattctagctgctgttgtggcatacagaaaaaatgtaatatctttcttaggtaattcctctttaattatcccaagtaaaaaagcttctggtttcttaacaaacgtgtttttcaacactttcttcaattcattataaatcttatcccagaagctctttacttgagggcatgtccaccacatatggtaaaaggttccttccacattcttacatttccaacatttattatcctgtgtatgataaatcttagctagttttaccggtgtaagataccatctatacatcatcttcatcatattttctttcaacacaTTACACACGGtaaacttcatattcttcttccacaacctttcccagtcttctattattatattatgtcctccatcttttgcccaatcaatcataaccgattttgtcTGCTAATCCTTGGTATGCCCCTCCAACAATAaagtatacatttttgaaagattCTTAAttttaggttctaacaattctgtttccaatttggATTTTTCAATTTGAAAACCAAGTTTTTTCATCCAACTTATAcaattcatttatttgatgatactGCAGCCAATCATTCAGATGAATCTTCAACTGATAataagtttttaacttaaattgatcTTTCTCTTCCACCAATAATTCCTTGTCAGCCACGTGGTCTCCATTTTAAACTTTTTGTGTTCTTTAGCCtctaaaggtgaaatccacctgggtatttttctttctaacaaatctttataactatcccaaacattaaacaatgattttcttataatatgacatttaaaacctttgtgaaccttaatcttgtcataccacaaatatgcatgccaaccaaatgcattgtcataACCTTCTAGGTCTAAAACATCAGTATTATCAAGCAGGAACCATTCTTTCACCCAACAAAatgctgcggcttcaaaatataactttaaatctGGCAGTGAGAAACCTCCTTTCTTTCGCatctgttaacaatttatatttaattctaggcTTTTTCGTCTAGATTATGTCgtctttcatcttgttatttattatgaatGCATCCAGACACATACCATTTGCCTTGACCACATTCAAAAAACCCCATTCACACACAAAACCTCCCATTCAGGCACCCACCAAATTACTTATTAGCCGCTCTTGATTCATTCATATACAAGACCCAACTTCAGTCCACAAATATCCACACAGCTTCTCTCAGGCGGCTTTCAAACATGAATTTCAACCAGCTTACATTTACAAACATCAGCTTTGCAGCATCCACTGGCATCCAAATGCAAACTCTACAACTTCTACTCACCAACATCAGCCAGCTTCCTTCAGGTCTACCGCCCAAAATCCATCAACTTCTAACTATGGATCTCAGCCACCTTCAAGCCCCGATCCCAGTCAGCAAGTGGACTTGTCTTCTCCTTGCTCAACAGCATCCCACTGCTGGAAGATCATCTCCTTCCATCTGTCAGTTCACCTCCATGTGAGAGGAGACCTCCCAATGATGAATGCCAGAGCAGTTGCCCACTGTGATCTCCTTGGCTTTCCTCTTGGCACACCTTTAcatatccactcagttgccatGTGCTTTTGTGATGTCACAAGcaacccacagccaatggcagcagctggggaggcatcatcaccaccaccatctccTTAGGCTCCACAATGGTGGGTGCAGCTCAGCAGTGATTTGTctgtggttttttatttaaaagatgcCTAGCAGACCCCAAATTTGTATTGATACAAGGAAACGGCACTCCACAATCCAAGGGGGTTGTGCCATTTTTTGGTCCAATGGCTGCACTCCTTTGTGTCACATGCCAGTGATGGTGGCcagaagcaaaaagagagaggagggacaaatgtgactcttacctttataggctggactagatgaatcccaagcaggaattaagattgccggaagaaatatcaacaacctcagatatgcagatgacacaaccttgatggcagaaagtgaggaggaattaaagaaccttttaatgagggtgaaagaggagagcgcaaaatatggtctgaagctcaacatcaaaaaaaccaagatcatggccactggtcccatcacctcctggcaaatagaaggggaagaaatggaggcagtgagagattttactttcttgggctccttgatcactgcagatggtgacagcagtcacaaaattaaaagacgcctgcttcttgggagaaaagcaatgacaaacctagacagcatcttaaaaagcagagacatcaccttgcctacaaaggtccgtatagttaaagctatggttttcctagtagtgatgtatggaagtgagagctggaccataaagaaggctgatcgccgaagaattgatgcttttgaattatggtgctggaggagacttgagagtcccatggactgcaagaagatcaaacctatccattcttaaggaaatcagccctgagtgctcactggaaggacagatcgtgaagctgaggctccaatactttggccacctcatgagaagagaagaatccttggaaaagaccttgatgttgggaaagatggagggcactaggagaaggggacgacagaggacgagatggttggacagtgttctcgaagctatgaacatgagtttgaccaaactgcgggaggcagtggaagacaggagtgcctggcgtgctctggtccatggggtcacgaagagtcggacacgactaaacgactaaacaacaacaacacctttgtACAGCGAACTCTGTTCCAGAGGTTTCTACAACACTACCCTCTCTCATCATCCAGTTAAGCAAAGCCTCTTCCCAGCTCGgtgggaggaggggttgtgggcgCACGCGGCCTTCACGTAacgggggaatggctagcattccccctagCCCATTGGCCATTAcctgccgcggcacgcctgcGGTGCGACCAATCGCGGCGCACCGCGGGGGCGTGGGTTGCCTATAAAGGTAAGCCCGCGGCAGGAGCTCATCCTCTTGCCTTCGGACCAACTCACCTCCTTTCTTCATCGTCGCTCCGGTGGATCGCTGCAGGGATCGCTGCAGTACGCTCCTCCTCGACGCTGAAATCACttaaacggcgtttttaaacgccacaaataaaaaattttctctcctttttagcAAGCTTCGGTTCTCAAGACCGCAGCCTTCGTCGCTTCTTCGTTCGTGCTCGGATCACGCCGTCCTGCACAGCTCTGCGTCCGGGATCACGGCTTCCTTCCTCCCTGCCGGCTCCCACGCCTGGCGAACGGCCGTTCGACCCTCTCCACTCTCATCGACCCGGGGATCAGCTGTGCCGCGCCGTGATCCATCGTGTCACGAACCGGGTGCTTGCCACCCGCGCGCCGGATAGCTCGGCCGCGTGGCTGTGTCGTCGGCCCGGAACCCCGCCCCTGGATCTACAGCTGACCGCCAGCCTTGCAGCATCCTTTCTTGCGAAGGGGATTTGGGCCAGCCTCTGAGCGCCCCCAGAACATCGAACGCCGAGCGCCGGATAGCTCAGCGGCGTGGCGTTGTCGTCGGTCcgaattcctccccccctttgtttCTACAGCTGATCGCCAGCCTCGCAGCGTCCCTTTTGTGCTAAAGGGGATTTGGCCCAGCCTCTGAGCGCCCCAGAGCATCAAAGCGCCGCGGATCACAACAACAAGCCCCCGTCGGTGCTTCGTTCGTGCCGGGAACCTTCGAAGAAGCGTGGTATCGTTGTTTGGTCCTCTTCCCTGGGGGGGTGGTTACCGCTAGCGGGAGGGAGCTGGTTTATAAGTTCGCCCGGGGTCTTTCTCTGCGCGCCGAGCCGTGGCTCGCGGTCGCTATATTGGTGGTTgctcttcttcccctggggggatTTGCCATTGCCGAGGGGGCGCTTGTTTAAACTAGCTCGGTGCCTTTTAACATCGCGCCGTGCTGCTACTTTAGGTTGCCATAGTTACGTCGCGGCCCAGCATTCCTTCTGCCGATCGCCATCTTGAGAAGGACCACGTGGGGCCTCTTCGGCGGCCATTTTAGGTGGGGCTTTTGCCTTCCGTGTGTATAGTGTAGGGCTGCTGCCGGATTCCCCTGCCCGgtcgccattttgagagtggccacgCGGCCTCTttcggcggccattttaagtgaACCACCTCCTTAAGGTTTAGCGTGCTAccgcatttcctccccccccccaccgcaaaaaACAGACAGTCGCCGCGCGGAGGTCCGCATCTGGCGTGCAACCTTTATCCAGGAGAGTTGCAAGCCATTCTGCCGCTGCTTAATCTACCCGGTTGCAGGCATTTCAGTACAGGGCTCCATTCCAGGATTGCATAAAAAATCTTGGCTAGAATTGCCTTCCGCCCATCAGTGACTGCTTAGCCTCGATCTACAATAGCTCTAGCCGCTTATAAGTCTAGTAGTTTGTGCTGGCTTTGATACTTCCTCAGGGCATTTAGTCAGGGTTTGTAGTCGCATTTTATTTACTTCGGTGTTCTGGCATATCTTACTCTAGTAACGGGCCCATCAAGGCAGTATTGTCAATTTAAATCAACCATCGCTGCTTTCGATTGGCGTACATTATTTGGCCCCAGCATAGTCAACATAAACTTTAACATAATTTTGTAGCTTCAAATAGTTCACCAGTGGGTTCATTTGGCTTGACCTGGTCCTTTGTAATCTATCAAGTTTTAGGGGTGGTTTGCATTGTCGTTAATAGAATTTATCGAGCCGGCTGGTTTCATCCGTTTTAAACAAGTAATCTCAAGGGGGTTTTGACTTTTCTGTACTTGAACTTACCCGGTGCCTAGCAATTTGCCAGGTTTTAGTCGTATAATACATTGTCTTTCTGCAATCCGCTTGAGCCATTGGTTCAATTGATTTCTTTGCGGAAGCGATTGCAGGGGTTAActtattttggttttttgtacTCTTCCGTCGATTTCGGGAGTCCGTTTACCGGTGGCCGATCAGGCATTCCTCTGCCTGTCCGGGTTCCTGCTGGTAATTAACCTCTGTTGCCTTTTATTCCTCGTTTATCTACTTAGTATTTCATCAGGACAGGGGACCATGGCTCCGAAGCGTAAGCAGACTGAACCTTCAGCCGCACCCGCTAGGAAGCGTGCACCTACAACAACTCCCAGTTTCAATGCACCCACATTTACCGCAATTTCTATTTCCCCTGAGGCTTTGGGTAACCTTTTTTCAGGCTTCCAGAATTTCTTCCAACAGGTATCAGCGCCCGGGGTTTCAATTCAAGGACTCCCTGCTGATAGTTCTCAGGATATCGTTGCAGATACACCCAGGGAGGAGGACGAGCGCCCTGGAACATCCGCTTCCTTTAGCACGGCCGAAGCTAGGCGTATGGGTACTAGATCCCAGTCTGCTTCTGCCGCTCCTGCAACACCCTCCAACTCCTCGAGCTCCGGGCCTACCACCTCTAGTGGCAATAATCCCGCCTCCCAGTTATCCCTAGGAACTCCTACTTGCTTGCGGGACCTTTCTCAAGGTACCCAGGTTAGGTCACGACGTCCGTCATCCGTTACCACCTTTGATAACGAGAATCAAGACCGCGAGCCAGCCTCGGCCCCGACGAGTGAGCCCGGACGGTCGGGGAAGGCAGAAGATGAAGCTGCTAAGAAGACCAGCAAAAAGAAGACCAAGAAAACCAAGCATACGGATTCCCATGACGACTCAGGTACTTCTTCCTCTAGTTCGGAGGACGAGGACTCATCTCTGGAGGgctactggggggagggggaggatctCGTGGGTCTGCCGGTTTGGGCGCATGAGAGGCGGGCTAACTCGCACCGCAAGACCTTTGATGGTACGCTTGAGTGGAAAGATGGTGCCCTGGTCCCAGATGTAAAGAAATCCACCTTTGCATCTTCAGATTTCATTTTGGGGAACCACTTGTCAAATAAAAAGCGGAACAAGATTCTAAATGGTGATTATGTGGATATATTTACTCTCCTTCCCCCAGCTAAaatgaaggggaagggggaaaagaagccagCGTACGGTAAACGTAAATATCGCGAACCAAGGGCCGAACGCACCTTCGAGAATTGGCTGGATGGCTTTCAAATTTATATGGGCACCATTGTGGCATGCTACCCAAAAAGGGCCATGCACCTCTTGGCCTACATGGCCCATGTCAGAAGGGCTTATGCTTTAGCTGGTGAAGGCCCGGCATTACTGTATGATGAGGATTTCCGCAGAAATGCATCATTATTGTCCAGCACTAGGTGGGATTTGAGAGACCAGAATTTCTGGGGAGAGCATGTAGGCCCCTATATTGAGAAGAAGCAGCCGGAA encodes:
- the LOC118082785 gene encoding uncharacterized protein LOC118082785, whose protein sequence is MAPKRKQTEPSAAPARKRAPTTTPSFNAPTFTAISISPEALGNLFSGFQNFFQQVSAPGVSIQGLPADSSQDIVADTPREEDERPGTSASFSTAEARRMGTRSQSASAAPATPSNSSSSGPTTSSGNNPASQLSLGTPTCLRDLSQGTQVRSRRPSSVTTFDNENQDREPASAPTSEPGRSGKAEDEAAKKTSKKKTKKTKHTDSHDDSGTSSSSSEDEDSSLEGYWGEGEDLVGLPVWAHERRANSHRKTFDGTLEWKDGALVPDVKKSTFASSDFILGNHLSNKKRNKILNGDYVDIFTLLPPAKMKGKGEKKPAYGKRKYREPRAERTFENWLDGFQIYMGTIVACYPKRAMHLLAYMAHVRRAYALAGEGPALLYDEDFRRNASLLSSTRWDLRDQNFWGEHVGPYIEKKQPESARSARAEYKRSARRLVCWDYNKGTCGRAYCKYSHECEKCQGSHPATACFKGRQSFRGKRGNFQQGPRSGAAAGQSTSGNRY